The Thalassotalea psychrophila genome window below encodes:
- the fdhD gene encoding formate dehydrogenase accessory sulfurtransferase FdhD — MNVQQVTRKIRTTAQTQEDTDWVVSEQAIALVYNGISHAVMMATPADLHDFALGFSLNEGIIERATDLLDFEINEQAHGIELDITLNSRQFSALKTKRRSLAGNSGCGLCGVESLAQTIKQRPSLPQSSLVSLAACKTAIEQFTDKQALKKKTGGVHGAAFCSTTTGEILLIREDVGRHNALDKLIGALAKTNSELTLSAGFILVSSRASYEMVDKTIASGIPHLVSMSAATSKAIDWAKQHQLNLIAFANSNRQVIYADNSNA, encoded by the coding sequence ATGAATGTTCAGCAAGTAACGAGAAAAATTAGAACTACAGCGCAAACCCAAGAGGATACTGATTGGGTTGTTAGTGAGCAAGCGATAGCATTAGTGTATAACGGTATTTCACATGCCGTTATGATGGCAACACCTGCTGATTTGCATGACTTTGCCCTGGGTTTTAGTTTGAATGAAGGTATTATCGAACGTGCAACTGACTTATTAGATTTTGAGATCAATGAGCAAGCTCATGGTATAGAGCTAGACATTACCCTTAATTCTCGACAATTCTCAGCCTTAAAAACCAAACGTCGCAGTTTGGCTGGAAACAGCGGCTGTGGTTTGTGTGGTGTAGAGTCGTTAGCACAAACCATAAAACAACGCCCCAGCCTACCGCAAAGCTCGTTGGTCAGTTTAGCTGCATGTAAAACAGCTATTGAGCAATTTACCGATAAGCAAGCACTGAAAAAGAAAACCGGTGGCGTTCATGGAGCGGCATTTTGCTCAACAACGACAGGTGAAATATTGTTGATACGCGAAGATGTAGGACGCCATAACGCCCTTGATAAGTTAATTGGCGCATTAGCAAAAACTAACAGTGAATTGACTTTAAGCGCAGGCTTTATATTAGTGTCTAGCCGAGCGAGTTATGAAATGGTTGATAAAACCATTGCCTCAGGCATTCCTCATTTAGTGAGTATGTCAGCGGCCACTAGTAAAGCAATTGATTGGGCCAAACAACATCAATTAAACTTAATTGCCTTTGCGAATAGCAATCGACAAGTTATCTATGCTGATAACTCAAATGCCTAG
- a CDS encoding formate dehydrogenase subunit delta yields MTIRLNSIIKMCNQISDNIGHHLTPIQAADKVVNHLTLFWAKSMKAQLIQYYQNDGAELNDISKLAVEKLSQ; encoded by the coding sequence ATGACCATTAGACTAAATAGCATTATCAAAATGTGTAATCAAATATCCGACAATATTGGCCATCATCTAACGCCAATACAAGCGGCAGATAAAGTAGTAAATCACTTAACGCTATTTTGGGCTAAATCAATGAAAGCCCAATTGATACAGTACTACCAAAATGATGGCGCAGAGCTTAATGATATTTCAAAGTTGGCTGTGGAAAAATTGAGTCAATAA
- the der gene encoding ribosome biogenesis GTPase Der, translating to MLPVVALVGRPNVGKSTLFNRLTRTRDALVADYPGLTRDRQYGQANVEGLPFIVIDTGGIEGNEQGIDAKMAEQSLLAIEEADAVLFMVDARTGSTSADIAISEHLRKQSKKVFLVANKIDGVDADSAVAEFYDIGLGQVHPIAAAHNRGVTQLINLALAPYIEEFSTQTEETKIINLAEGEEFDDSEETQQDDKIKLAIIGKPNVGKSTLTNRILGEERVVVYDMPGTTRDSVYIPMERGDREYTLIDTAGVRRRKNMTDAVEKFSVIKTLQAIQDSNVVMLLIDARDGITDQDLSLLGFVLESGRSLVLVINKWDGLDTDIKDRVKSELDRRLGFIDFARIHFISALHGTGVGNLFESVEEAFDSATKRTSTAMLTKIVEMAAFDHQPPLVRGNRVKLKYAHAGGYNPPLIVIHGNLVDSLPQSYKRYLINYFRKSLKIMGTPIKVEFRGTANPFAGKRKLTYTERKKKERETQGWSDEAKAKKR from the coding sequence ATGCTTCCTGTTGTAGCCCTAGTAGGGCGTCCCAATGTTGGTAAATCAACATTATTTAACCGCTTAACTCGCACACGTGATGCGTTAGTTGCCGATTACCCTGGTTTAACCCGTGATCGACAATATGGCCAAGCGAACGTTGAAGGCTTGCCGTTCATTGTTATTGATACTGGTGGTATTGAAGGTAATGAGCAAGGCATTGATGCAAAAATGGCTGAGCAATCGTTATTAGCCATAGAAGAAGCTGATGCAGTGTTGTTCATGGTAGATGCTCGTACGGGCTCTACATCTGCTGATATCGCTATTAGTGAGCATTTACGTAAACAAAGCAAAAAAGTATTCTTGGTAGCCAATAAAATTGATGGCGTTGATGCAGATTCTGCGGTTGCTGAATTTTACGATATTGGCTTAGGTCAAGTACACCCAATTGCTGCTGCGCATAATCGCGGTGTTACTCAATTAATTAATTTAGCGTTAGCACCATATATTGAAGAGTTTTCTACTCAAACTGAAGAAACCAAAATTATCAACTTAGCCGAAGGCGAAGAATTTGATGATTCAGAAGAAACTCAACAAGACGACAAAATAAAATTAGCGATTATTGGTAAACCTAACGTAGGTAAATCAACTTTAACCAACCGTATATTAGGTGAAGAACGTGTTGTAGTTTATGACATGCCTGGTACAACGCGCGATAGTGTATACATCCCTATGGAACGTGGAGATCGTGAATATACCTTAATTGACACCGCCGGAGTACGTCGTCGTAAAAATATGACTGACGCCGTCGAGAAATTCTCGGTTATTAAAACCTTGCAAGCTATTCAAGACTCAAATGTAGTAATGCTGCTTATTGATGCTCGCGATGGTATTACCGATCAAGATTTAAGCCTGCTAGGCTTTGTTCTAGAATCAGGTCGCTCATTAGTACTTGTTATTAATAAGTGGGATGGCCTAGACACAGATATTAAAGACCGAGTTAAATCAGAGCTTGATCGCCGTTTAGGGTTTATCGACTTCGCTCGTATACACTTTATCTCGGCATTACATGGTACCGGCGTAGGTAACTTGTTTGAATCAGTTGAAGAAGCATTTGATTCAGCGACTAAGCGTACTTCTACAGCTATGCTGACCAAAATCGTAGAGATGGCTGCGTTTGATCATCAACCACCTTTAGTACGTGGTAACAGAGTTAAGTTGAAATATGCTCATGCAGGTGGTTATAACCCGCCATTAATTGTTATTCACGGCAACCTAGTAGACAGCTTACCGCAATCTTATAAACGTTACTTAATTAACTATTTCCGTAAATCTCTTAAAATTATGGGAACACCTATCAAAGTTGAATTCAGAGGAACGGCTAATCCGTTTGCTGGTAAACGTAAATTAACTTATACCGAACGTAAGAAAAAAGAACGTGAAACTCAAGGCTGGAGCGACGAAGCAAAAGCTAAGAAAAGGTAA
- the bamB gene encoding outer membrane protein assembly factor BamB — protein sequence MTFFNKRILTALLFSGALVACSSDDEEELPAFAELTEIEELFEPEVIWDESIGDGVEHYFSRLSPAIAYGKVFVADRLGDAYALDLETGDELWSIDLSDVNDERGFFDDRESARIAGGASTGYDKVVWGSENGEVFAINAETGELEWQAKVPGEVISKPEFDSNLVIINTASGALVALDVTTGEEVWKAEQSVPPLSLRGVSGVTINSGGIFVGLASGEVGVYIIENGQQGWTKEIGEPSGSTELQRIVDVDVTPVIFGDKVFAISSNGNLAAIDLRSGREVWKRKYSSFRKLSISGNQIFATDIQGHLYAINRNSGMELWSNLALTNRGTTGAVSVGDYVVIGDFEGYLHWIDKADGTIVARHQVDSSGIYVTPIVHEGLLYVQSRDGDLEVIKTPEIIKASAE from the coding sequence GTGACATTTTTTAACAAACGAATTTTAACTGCTTTATTATTTTCTGGTGCTTTAGTCGCTTGTTCATCTGATGATGAAGAAGAGTTACCGGCATTTGCTGAATTAACTGAAATTGAAGAACTTTTTGAACCTGAAGTTATTTGGGATGAAAGCATAGGTGATGGTGTTGAGCATTATTTTTCACGTTTATCTCCTGCAATCGCTTATGGAAAAGTGTTTGTCGCCGATAGATTGGGCGATGCATACGCGCTTGACTTAGAGACTGGTGACGAACTTTGGTCTATAGATTTAAGTGACGTTAATGACGAACGTGGCTTCTTCGATGATCGCGAATCTGCTCGTATTGCCGGTGGTGCGTCTACAGGTTATGACAAAGTAGTTTGGGGCAGTGAAAATGGTGAGGTCTTCGCCATAAATGCAGAAACTGGTGAGCTAGAGTGGCAAGCTAAAGTTCCTGGTGAAGTTATTTCTAAGCCTGAGTTTGATAGCAACTTAGTTATCATTAATACAGCTTCTGGCGCTTTAGTGGCGTTAGATGTAACCACAGGTGAAGAAGTGTGGAAAGCAGAGCAATCTGTTCCGCCTTTATCATTACGTGGTGTAAGTGGTGTAACCATTAACTCTGGTGGAATATTTGTTGGTTTAGCTTCAGGCGAAGTTGGTGTTTATATAATTGAAAATGGCCAGCAAGGTTGGACTAAAGAAATAGGTGAACCAAGTGGCTCGACTGAATTACAGCGGATTGTAGATGTAGATGTAACACCTGTTATTTTCGGTGATAAAGTTTTTGCAATTTCATCAAATGGCAATTTAGCTGCAATTGACCTGCGCAGTGGTCGTGAAGTATGGAAGCGTAAGTATTCGTCTTTCCGTAAGTTATCAATTTCAGGTAACCAAATCTTTGCCACTGATATTCAAGGTCATTTATACGCGATCAATCGTAATTCTGGTATGGAGTTATGGAGTAATTTAGCTCTTACCAATCGCGGTACTACTGGCGCAGTAAGCGTTGGCGATTATGTGGTGATTGGTGATTTTGAAGGATATTTACATTGGATCGATAAAGCTGATGGCACAATCGTTGCCCGTCATCAAGTTGATTCAAGCGGTATTTATGTAACGCCTATCGTGCATGAAGGATTGTTATATGTACAAAGCCGCGATGGTGATTTAGAAGTGATTAAAACACCAGAAATTATTAAGGCAAGTGCCGAGTAA
- a CDS encoding YfgM family protein: METYQTEEQQVEAIKGYWKENGNSLIAGLVIGLGGFIGWNYYQDSVIEAQQVASYQYQQTMQAFESEEADFRLNTQAFIDANSSTAFSAFAAFALAKDAVEHKDFTSAETQLKKAAELAANENIKAIAYLRLARVQVQLEAFDNALATLAQTMPETFKASIEEIKGDTYLKQGNSELARAAYQAAADAGGLQANPTLQIKLDDLAVNVAG; encoded by the coding sequence GTGGAAACGTATCAAACTGAAGAGCAACAAGTAGAAGCGATTAAAGGTTATTGGAAAGAAAATGGTAATTCATTAATTGCTGGTTTAGTCATTGGCCTAGGTGGCTTTATTGGTTGGAACTACTATCAAGACAGCGTTATAGAAGCTCAACAAGTTGCTTCTTACCAGTACCAACAAACTATGCAAGCTTTTGAAAGTGAAGAAGCTGATTTTAGATTAAATACCCAAGCATTTATTGATGCTAATTCATCTACCGCATTCTCAGCTTTTGCTGCATTTGCTCTAGCTAAAGATGCTGTTGAGCATAAAGACTTTACTAGCGCAGAAACTCAGTTAAAGAAAGCCGCTGAACTTGCTGCAAATGAAAACATTAAAGCAATTGCATACCTACGTTTAGCTCGTGTACAAGTACAACTTGAAGCGTTCGATAATGCCTTAGCTACTTTAGCACAAACAATGCCTGAAACTTTTAAAGCAAGTATTGAAGAAATTAAAGGTGACACTTACCTTAAACAGGGTAACAGCGAACTTGCTCGTGCAGCTTATCAAGCAGCAGCCGATGCTGGTGGTTTACAAGCTAATCCAACATTACAAATTAAATTGGATGATTTAGCTGTTAATGTAGCCGGTTAA
- the hisS gene encoding histidine--tRNA ligase, whose product MSKAIQAIRGMNDCLPGETNKWQMVEDAMRRVAGNYGYAEIRMPVVESTSLFKRGIGEVTDIVEKEMYTFDDRNGDSLTLRPEGTASCVRAGNQHGLLYNQEQRLWYMGPMFRHERPQKGRYRQFHQFGIESFGIATPDIDAEVIMLSARLWRELGIEDFVTLELNSLGSNQARADYRDALVEFLTMHEDKLDDDSKRRMHANPLRVLDSKNKDVQALLVDAPKLSQYLDEESTVHFANLCQRLDAAGIKYNINERLVRGLDYYNRTVFEWVTDSLGAQGTVCAGGRYDGLVEQLGGKATPGVGFAMGIERLVLMLTELDKLDNIRATTDVYVAMVGESAELAGVTLAEQWRDEVPSIRIQSHCGGGKFNKQMKRADKSGALVAIILGDSEIEQQQATIKYLRESKEQQTVPFANVAQLLEELI is encoded by the coding sequence GTGAGTAAAGCGATCCAAGCAATTCGTGGTATGAATGACTGTTTACCCGGTGAAACCAATAAATGGCAAATGGTAGAAGATGCAATGCGTCGCGTTGCCGGTAATTATGGTTATGCAGAAATTCGTATGCCGGTTGTTGAATCAACCAGCCTTTTTAAACGTGGTATTGGTGAAGTAACCGATATTGTTGAAAAAGAAATGTACACTTTTGACGACAGAAATGGCGACAGCTTGACCTTACGCCCTGAAGGTACTGCAAGTTGTGTGCGTGCTGGTAACCAGCATGGTTTGCTTTATAATCAAGAGCAGAGATTGTGGTATATGGGGCCAATGTTCCGTCACGAACGTCCGCAAAAAGGCCGTTACCGACAGTTCCATCAGTTTGGTATTGAAAGCTTTGGTATTGCAACGCCAGATATCGATGCAGAAGTTATTATGTTAAGTGCTCGACTTTGGCGGGAACTTGGCATCGAAGATTTTGTCACACTAGAGTTGAACTCGTTAGGATCAAATCAAGCACGAGCAGACTATCGTGATGCATTAGTTGAGTTTTTAACTATGCATGAAGATAAGCTAGATGATGATTCTAAACGTCGCATGCACGCAAACCCGCTACGTGTGTTAGATAGTAAAAATAAAGATGTGCAAGCCTTGTTAGTTGATGCCCCTAAGTTGTCACAATACTTAGATGAGGAATCTACTGTACACTTTGCTAATTTATGCCAACGTTTAGATGCTGCAGGTATTAAATATAATATCAATGAACGATTAGTTCGTGGTTTAGACTACTATAACCGTACAGTGTTTGAATGGGTAACTGATAGCTTAGGCGCACAGGGTACTGTTTGTGCTGGCGGTCGTTACGATGGTTTAGTAGAGCAGTTAGGCGGTAAAGCAACTCCTGGAGTCGGTTTTGCTATGGGTATCGAGCGCTTAGTATTAATGCTTACTGAATTAGATAAATTAGATAATATTCGAGCAACTACAGATGTATATGTAGCTATGGTTGGCGAAAGTGCCGAACTTGCTGGAGTAACATTGGCCGAGCAATGGCGTGATGAGGTGCCTAGCATCCGCATTCAAAGTCATTGTGGCGGTGGTAAATTTAATAAACAAATGAAACGTGCAGATAAATCAGGTGCGTTGGTTGCGATTATTTTAGGTGATTCTGAAATAGAGCAGCAACAAGCTACGATTAAGTATCTGCGTGAAAGTAAAGAACAACAAACGGTGCCATTTGCAAATGTCGCACAGTTATTAGAAGAATTAATTTAA
- the ispG gene encoding flavodoxin-dependent (E)-4-hydroxy-3-methylbut-2-enyl-diphosphate synthase has translation MFSETPIKRRKSTQIMVGNVPVGGDAPITVQSMTNTLTTDVDATVAQIRALENVGADIVRVSVPTMDAAEAFKLIKQQVKVPLVADIHFDYRIALKVAEYGVDCLRINPGNIGNENRIRSVVEAARDKNIPIRIGVNGGSLEKDLQEKYKEPNPEALLESALRHVDILDRLNFDQFKVSVKASDVFLAVGAYRLLAKQINNPLHLGITEAGGFRSGAVKSSVGMGMLLAEGIGDTLRVSLAADPVEEIKVGFDILKSLRLRSRGINFIACPSCSRQEFDVISTVNALEERLEDLITPMDVSIIGCVVNGPGEATVSDIGLTGSARKSGFYLDGERQRERIDNDNIVDTLEKKIRARASLLDTNNKIDVKEL, from the coding sequence ATGTTTAGTGAAACCCCAATAAAACGTCGTAAGTCCACGCAGATAATGGTGGGAAATGTACCTGTAGGTGGTGATGCACCAATTACTGTGCAGTCGATGACCAACACCTTAACCACAGATGTAGATGCCACAGTTGCGCAAATTCGCGCATTAGAAAATGTTGGTGCTGATATCGTTCGGGTGAGCGTCCCAACTATGGATGCCGCAGAGGCATTTAAATTAATTAAACAGCAAGTTAAAGTCCCTTTGGTTGCTGATATTCATTTTGATTATCGTATTGCCTTAAAAGTGGCTGAATATGGCGTTGATTGTTTACGTATTAACCCAGGCAATATTGGTAACGAAAATCGAATTCGCTCAGTTGTTGAAGCAGCTCGCGACAAAAATATTCCAATTAGAATTGGTGTAAATGGTGGTTCTTTAGAAAAGGACCTACAAGAAAAATACAAAGAGCCTAACCCTGAAGCGCTATTAGAATCAGCACTTAGGCATGTTGATATTCTTGATAGGCTTAATTTTGATCAATTTAAAGTAAGTGTTAAAGCTTCAGATGTATTTTTAGCTGTTGGGGCATATCGTTTACTAGCTAAGCAAATAAACAACCCATTACATTTAGGCATTACCGAAGCTGGTGGTTTCCGCTCTGGAGCAGTTAAATCATCTGTAGGCATGGGCATGTTATTAGCCGAAGGTATTGGCGACACGTTACGTGTTTCATTAGCAGCAGATCCGGTTGAAGAAATTAAAGTTGGCTTCGATATATTAAAGTCGTTACGACTACGCAGCCGCGGCATCAACTTTATTGCTTGTCCAAGTTGTTCACGTCAAGAATTTGATGTTATCTCAACAGTTAATGCTTTAGAGGAGCGATTAGAAGATTTAATCACTCCTATGGACGTGTCTATTATTGGTTGTGTAGTTAATGGTCCAGGTGAAGCAACTGTTTCAGATATCGGTTTAACTGGTAGTGCCCGTAAAAGTGGCTTTTATCTAGACGGTGAACGTCAACGAGAACGTATTGATAATGACAATATTGTTGATACGCTTGAGAAAAAAATTCGAGCTCGTGCCAGCCTTTTAGACACAAATAATAAAATAGACGTTAAAGAACTGTAA